In one Lolium rigidum isolate FL_2022 chromosome 3, APGP_CSIRO_Lrig_0.1, whole genome shotgun sequence genomic region, the following are encoded:
- the LOC124696314 gene encoding tryptamine benzoyltransferase 1-like: MEITGTTTMLKPVYSAPHPLAGEKVPLTVFDRAALDIFIPILFAYSAPAPSNEALKEGLRRAVAPYPHLAGRLLVDGQGRRLLHLNNEGVLVIEATVPYNLAEVLVDGAMAANVCDLYPATPEENFGVPLLQIKLNRYKCGGLVIGLSYHHQTADGVSMSNFITTWENAVREGKNFIAPTPFVDRATTVVPRRTPASVFDHRSIEFKNGESGGCTSEGRNLIPTARIKDLRVHFTAEFVAELKARVGGRCSTFQCLLAHVWKKITAVRGLRPDEFTQVRVAVDCRGRANPPVPMDFFGNMVLWAFPRLRARDVLSWSYQSVVGAIRDAVARIDEEYIQSFVDFGTLADASGEELVATAAAGIALCPDAEVDSWMGLRCHLLNFGTGPPSVVQPPDLPIEGLMLFVPSPTVKGGVDLFMGVAEDQMGAFKKICYSFDDLLAARM, from the exons ATGGAGATTACGGGCACCACCACGATGCTGAAACCGGTGTACTCCGCGCCGCACCCGCTCGCCGGCGAGAAGGTCCCGCTCACCGTCTTCGACCGCGCCGCCCTGGACATCTTCATCCCCATCCTGTTCGCCTACTCCGCGCCGGCGCCCTCCAACGAGGCGCTCAAGGAGGGGCTTCGCAGGGCCGTCGCGCCGTATCCTCATCTGGCCGGGCGACTCCTCGTCGACGGCCAAGGCCGGCGCTTGCTGCACCTCAACAACGAGGGCGTGCTTGTCATCGAGGCCACCGTCCCGTACAACCTGGCGGAAGTGCTCGTCGACGGCGCCATGGCCGCAAACGTCTGCGATCTGTACCCTGCAACCCCAGAG GAGAACTTTGGGGTGCCACTGCTGCAGATCAAGCTGAACAGGTATAAGTGCGGCGGCCTCGTGATCGGTCTATCATACCACCACCAGACGGCCGACGGTGTCTCCATGAGCAACTTCATCACCACGTGGGAGAACGCGGTGCGCGAGGGCAAGAACTTCATCGCGCCGACCCCCTTCGTCGACCGAGCCACCACTGTCGTGCCTCGCCGCACGCCGGCATCGGTGTTCGACCACCGGTCCATTGAGTTCAAGAACGGAGAAAGCGGCGGCTGCACTAGCGAAGGCCGCAACCTCATCCCGACGGCCAGGATCAAGGACCTTAGGGTGCATTTCACGGCCGAGTTCGTCGCCGAGCTCAAAGCCCGCGTGGGCGGCCGCTGCAGCACGTTCCAGTGCTTGCTCGCCCACGTGTGGAAGAAGATCACCGCGGTACGGGGCCTCCGGCCGGACGAGTTCACGCAGGTGAGGGTGGCCGTGGACTGCCGAGGCAGAGCCAACCCTCCCGTGCCCATGGACTTCTTCGGGAACATGGTGCTCTGGGCGTTCCCCAGGCTCCGGGCCCGGGACGTCCTGAGCTGGAGCTACCAGAGCGTGGTCGGCGCCATCCGCGACGCCGTGGCGCGCATCGATGAGGAGTACATCCAGTCCTTCGTGGACTTTGGCACATTGGCGGACGCCAGTGGAGAGGAGCTCGTGGCGACAGCGGCTGCCGGCATTGCGTTGTGCCCGGACGCAGAGGTGGACAGCTGGATGGGACTCAGGTGCCACCTGCTAAACTTTGGCACCGGGCCGCCTTCCGTGGTCCAGCCGCCGGACTTGCCAATCGAGGGGCTCATGCTCTTCGTGCCGTCTCCCACGGTGAAAGGCGGCGTCGACCTCTTCATGGGTGTCGCCGAGGATCAAATGGGGGCGTTCAAGAAGATTTGCTATTCCTTTGATGATCTTCTCGCGGCTAGGATGTAG